In one window of Nothobranchius furzeri strain GRZ-AD chromosome 11, NfurGRZ-RIMD1, whole genome shotgun sequence DNA:
- the wipf3 gene encoding WAS/WASL-interacting protein family member 3 — protein MPAPPPPPPPPPPAPPPPPPPTAALPQCPLEPPKPRSTGGGRNALLADIHKGAKLRKVTQVNDRSAPAADKPKTNTRDSSASSQVTGGMAPVGPSLGEMFAGGFPTLRPAGHRDKPGKTQVSRSSSAASLRPLWNTPTSSDRPGGLEPHRTAEIQRLLTSSSSAPPSPSHSNKHPPPFPASSPFTPPPAPPSAPPPPPPPQAYSKPPSLPTCPPPPPPFQVTKPTWLPIQHHAPVPHPSTPPPPPPGDRSSGCFYSPPPSAAISEPSTFIRHSPLGPPPPPPPPPLPASLTPSCSNTVAPPPPKSAPVPSSAMCSLPPSYPCNVPTRRPPAVPRSLGVGRLAPPPAPPARSPTTELSIRIPPPPPPPPLPPFSLRNGHLNSLNDFESKFQFHPVEDFPPPDEFKAYPRTYPSKENRANPKPPGIRAHLR, from the exons ATGCCGGCTCCACCCCCTCCCCCGCCACCTCCCCCGCctgccccccctcccccacctccacccactgCTGCCCTGCCACAG TGTCCTCTGGAGCCTCCTAAGCCCCGGTCCACCGGAGGTGGACGGAACGCCCTTTTGGCCGACATCCACAAGGGAGCCAAGCTCAGGAAGGTCACACAGGTCAACGACCGCAGTGCTCCTGCCGCTGATA AACCAAAGACAAACACCAGAGATTCTTCTGCTTCATCTCAGGTCACTGGTGGGATGGCACCAGTCGGACCGTCTCTGGGCGAGATGTTTGCTGGAGGGTTTCCCACTCTCAGACCTGCAGGACACAGAGATAAACCGGGCAAGACCCAAG TGTCACGatcgagctcagcagcctccctgAGGCCGCTCTGGAACACGCCCACATCATCAGACCGACCCGGTGGACTGGAGCCTCACAGAACCGCAGAGATCCAGCGACtgctcacctcctcctcctcagctccTCCCTCCCCATCTCACAGCAACAAGCACCCACCTCCTTTTCCAGCATCCTCTCCCTTTACACCTCCACCTGCCCCTCCCTCTGCTCCTCCCCCACCTCCCCCACCTCAAGCCTACAGCAAGcctccctctctccccacctgccctccacctcctccaccattCCAGGTCACCAAGCCAACATGGCTACCCATCCAGCACCATGCACCTGTGCCCCATCCCTCCAccccacctcctcctccccccGGAGATCGTTCCTCTGGTTGTTTCtactctcctcctccttctgcaGCCATCTCTGAGCCATCCACCTTTATACGCCACAGCCCCCTTGgtcctcctccaccacctccacctccacctttaCCAGCATCCTTAACTCCAAGCTGCTCAAACACCGTTGCCCCACCACCACCCAAGTCTGCCCCCGTGCCCTCCTCAGCTATGTGCTCACTGCCACCCTCATATCCCTGCAACGTTCCCACTCGACGGCCACCAGCTGTGCCCAGAAGCTTAG GTGTGGGTCGACTGGCTCCTCCTCCCGCTCCACCGGCACGCTCTCCCACCACGGAGTTGTCCATCCGCATTCCTCCccctccaccacctcctcctctgccgccgtTCAGCCTCAGGAACGGACACCTGAACAGCCTGA ATGATTTTGAATCCAAGTTCCAGTTCCACCCAGTAGAGGACTTCCCCCCACCAGATGAATTCAAGGCATACCCCAGAACCTACCCAAGCAAAGAAAACAGAG CGAACCCCAAACCGCCCGGGATCAGAGCACACCTCAGATGA